CCACGACCTTTCTccaactctctttcttttccttccttctgATCGTATATCTCTCCCTACTGTATTGGATTGATTCTTCCTTCGGTCTGTGGCACCAGATATGCATAATTCAATCCGAGTAATGCAACGTAAGGTCTTAGAGTATATAAAGATGGTcgaatcgttttaaaaaaaaagataaaatttattattaaaaaattaattttttttaaaaataattacgtaaTATTTATACACTCACAACTATCATGACTGCaagtattatttctctttcaactCAAATAAGTGCCCTCTTGAGTCTTCTTAGCTAGGTTTCGAGAAATTTGTTTTAGCTTTTGGGCCAGTTCCTGTTATTGGGCCTTGAGGCCCTTGTAAAAGGTATATATTTTGCCCTTCTTTCGACCGGCCTGATTAAATGCTGATTGTCCCCAACCTGCttaattgttctttatttaatCGTAGAAAACCCATATCTAATTAAATGCTGAAATTTTAAAGCCTTTCAGTAGTTtggcttaattattaaattaaatttaaaaaaaaaaacaaagtaatgATGATCAGTTAATATTCGCACGGAGAAAACCAAATTAAATCACCATAGAATTTCCCAATTCCATTTCTGTACACAAAGCAGAGACAACAAGTGCAATAAGGTCCTACAAACACGtgtcaaattaattaaacatcCAGCCTAGAAAATaactgaaaattaaaaacaattctcTCAACTTAGTATATCATCCCTACGTACGTATTAGCCATGATCTAATTCATGATCTCCTGCCCCCTTTCGATCCATTGATCTGCCCATGCTTGATTTTCTACTCTCAATCCCATTCGTTGATGGTGATTTCGATATCCAGAACGCACTCTTTAATCCATTTATCAGCCTCCTCCGAATATTCTTTGGAGACATTGTCGACCCAATATTATTACAAGAGCCCTTATCCCAGGATGAAGACTCTCCTTCTGCTTTTTCTCCTGATCTCACATGGCAGTACCGCAAGCTGGCCGAAGAAGCAGATCCTCTTTCACCTCTTTCTATCTTATTCTTCGAACCATAGTGGAAACTCGAAGACCGATCTGACCCCATTAAAATGCTTCTCTGCAATATGTCAGGCTCATTCAAGAGCTTCTTCATGACGTTTAGCTCTTTCTCCAGGCTCTGTATGCGAGAGCTCGTGGCATCCATTGCGGCCTTAAGATGGGCTGCCTGGCGAAGCGCCGCCTCACGCTGAAGAATCGCTCCGAGGGTTGTGGGGCCGTCGTCTTTGCTGCTGCTCCTGATCCGTTGCCTGCGAGGTTGGATGTGATCCGCGGCAGTACTGGAGATCAAAATGGAGCGCCGGGTGTTGAGCTGCTCCATCAACATGGCTCGGACTATGAATCTAAGTGGCATTATAGGGTTTTGCACTGCCTCTAAGAGTAGTTGGGATGAGAGCTTGTTACAGTCAATGGAGTTGCATATTTGGGCTTTCAGGTCATCCGATATCTTGCCACTGTATCCCTGGTATATGTAAAACGAATAAggagcatttttcttttcttttaaacaaaaaggTTACCAAAAATATACAGAAACCATCGTTCCAAAAAAGAGACAGCCTCTATTGATTAAGTTGGAACTCGTACATTTAAAGAAGTAATTTGGAGATCATGCAGATAATGGTTGGCTTTATGGTACTTTTGGAGCAATTAAGATGGCAGCGATGTGAtcatgacacacacacacatatccaGTTTGTTCCCACTAACAGAACAaactatgaaaaaatataacaGGTATCAATTGACTCTGACAACCTCAAACGAAATACATGATGATCAATTCTCTTGTAATTAATCACTAGAGGGGTTGATTCAGTAGTACTAAAATTCACGAAGAAGAGGTAAGatgttttatgtaattttagaaaatgagaaaaaaaaagctgaataaaaatattataaagttataatattaattttgttttgtaatttgaaaaagtgagaattattttttgtgttttgtttgaagtttagaaaagttgcaatgattagataaaaatgtaaaaaaattgaaattgaaaagtatttgtatttgagtggtgtttaaatgttaagatgtgatgagatgagatgatatgagataggtggagatcatctcaacatccaaacaaggccttagagTCTTCATGATATGCACAATGTGGGTTTGGATTACTTAAAATATCATGTCCATACTCtaagattatgaaaaaatttattattatccaTGTGAATCTCTTACAGTTTGTTTGGAAAcgcaactcatctcaactcatctcaattcatcattataattttttcaaatcccaatacaaaatataataaacaattcaactttttcaaatcccaaaataataataataataataaataatattctaataatattttatcaactcaactcaactcacttcaacatccaaatgcactCTTAGATTTAGATAAATATTATGACacatactttatatatttatttcctttGACTCCAACTGTTAGAGTAATTTCAAAAAACAACTCTCAAAAACTTTTATCATGCTAGCAAAGTGAGCCCATTACTCCTTATATCCAATAGTAACTGGCTATCATTATGTTATGTCAATAAGTACTACAGTCAggaagaaattttataaaaataaatttataaattaacacgATTTCATATCAGACTTCATATagtatgttagatctattttataataaaaataatttttatagtctaatatatcacatcaaaatacggtaatttttgtatttacttttgtgatatctttttgtagttaaaatatttatctatgtAATTTTATGGGTTTAGACTATGCATGTCTTGACCATATGTGTCTCGAGATATAAAGAGCCTGAATGGGATCCCCCACCTTTAGcatttcatttcttattttagACAAATAAAATCTTCCTAAATCCAATTAAATGGCCGCTAGCCGATTAAGCTTAAAAGCTATTATTCCAAAAAGGGAAAGaatggaaaagagaaaagagtgAAGTAGATAAGCCTCAGTGCCTGACCTTGAAGTAAAGATCAACCGTCCTGTAAAGCACGTCATGGCTCGTTAACCGACGGTGCATGGACTTCGCCACTATTAGAAAATCCTCGGGTGACATCGATATGACGTCGTCGCAACAAGCCCCATTGACGCCGtcaccaccaccaccctccACTACTGAACTACTCAAGGCTTCAACACTCCTGCTCACCAGATACGCCGTCGTTTCCGCCTCCGGAAGCAGAGGCAGGCACGACCGGAAAACTATGGACGCGTACTCTCGGTTAACGTTGATAATCCGATGGAAGTATTCCTCCGTTATCTGCATGAGGTTCTCCTCCTCGCCATCACCATTGGTGTCCGCCATTTCCAGTAGCTCTGCTGCCGTTCTGAGAGCAGCGATGTTGAACGGTGTTAGGACGATGTGGCTTCCGTAACAGAAGTCGGCTACAAGAGAGAAGGTTTCGGGCGTTATGTTGAGCGGTGGAGAGAGTGTGAAGTCCGAGATTTCCGTTATTTCTCGATTAAAGTAGGTGCTTCTTGTTGTCAGGGCATCCTATGAAGAAGATGAGACACATAATAAGTGACCCCTGGCTTTTCCATTAATTACTCACCTGCTAATGTCTGCAAATGAATTAGCACCCTattgatgatgaaattttattttattttcgccccatcagggaaaaaaaagtacaaacagcactcttatttataaaaatttgaatgtgATTGTAATTACCCAGGTGTCACCCAAGaaaacatcttaatttataAGCCAGCAACTCGACAGGAATCAAtggtagataaaaaaaaaaggacaagaaAATGGACCGTGAATCGACAACGACTAACCTTGTGCAGATGGAAGCACCTTCCATGAACACGAACCAAGATGTCTGTCTTCTGCCCCCTTGCCAACGACCTAATTAAAAATAGTTGCTTAAGATATTACACATGAGAGTTTTCTGCAACTCAAGTGAAACTTGATATagacgaagaaaaaaaaatcagtaaaaataggaaaaagaagGGGAAATATATAAAAGGAATTACGTAGGTACCATGCCTGTACTCTGGTATGGAGATCAGGAGTAGGAGGAGAGGAGAGATCAGTTGGAGAAAGAGAAGGGGAGGAGGAAGCTGAGAATccatattctttttcttcatctatcGTTTTCACAATACCTAGATGTTTCCAAGCCCTCATCGCGTTAATCTTGGATAGTTTCTCCAGGCCCAGCAGCTCCAAAttgatcagagagagagagagatagagtatAGCAGATCAAGAGTTTACTCGATCTATTCAAAAACTAATTTGAATAATGCTTGTGCTACGTCTCGGCCTATGAGGAGCATTAGGGTTTTGGGGAAGGTGGGAAATTCCGTGCTGGTTTATGAATGGGTGAGGTGTATTAATGGCACGCATGTGATGACTCATAAATGCTAGCATTAACTCATCCTTTCACAACCTttcgttttttttcttttttctttttttattttttgaattctgACATACTTAATTCATGACCAGTTCTAGACAGAGATCAGTTGAGATGTCTTGGTGTTATATCGgtggagaaatgatatttgaaaattgaaattttagaaatacgCAACTTTagcatatttcttttataaaaaaaaaaaatagttataaagtTAATGTGATTTACGTGAGAAAAATGAGTGTTTTACGTGAAAAATGAGTttgtaaaatttacatattttaaaattgtatttagcattactaaATACTCATATATCTTAGACTTTGGTAAATCTTTGATTATAATCATCTAAATACCCTCTTCATCTTCCCATTtatttaaataactgaaatttaGATGTTTGTGGCAATTTTGCTTGCCTTTGAAAATGTCcattaattatatgattatgaGATCATTGGAGGCAAAAGTTGAGCTAATGTGCACTAAATAAGTCTTGGATAATGTGCAAAATTGACCTTTTTTGTCAAGGTGATCTAGTTGATGATCAACGTCTCCTTAGTTCTTCGCAAATCTAATACATGAAACAAACTTAAAACTATATTGTATTCTACACAgtaaaatttctttgtttatgATTTCGTATCAAATGATTGAGATTTGAtcacattaatatttaataagtaattctacatacaaccgtaaagtgtataaatatcgtataatcgctttaaaaaatagtggagttcactattaaaaaattatttttttttatgaggatcctatgttttattattttttcaaagcgattatgcgACGGTTGtataattcacaattataaatattttttctcatatttaatattttcaaaacttgatAGAATATGATAATTTTGAAGTGATAATGGCATGATTGTTTTCggatataagataaaatgagttgagttgaattgagattaaagttaaaagttgaataaaatattgttaaaatatatattttttaatattatttttgttttaggatttgaaaagttgaattgtttattttattttatgtgagaatttaaaaaaaaatttaaaaattagttaagatgagataaattataaaaaattgtgaaaacaaatgagacagAATGATCATAAACACCGAGAGCTTTTTTTTGGGTGGCACAGGGTTGTAAAATCAGACCCGAATAGATGCAAACGTGGGCTTATACGACAGTAAGCCTGTCCAGAATAATTTGGGCTGTTTAAAAGGACCCAATTAAATAAGTTTAAAGGATGTGGCCGCCCGAATGATATGTCGCGGTCCGAACAAAGCTGACTCACAGTCACAGCCACTCAATCGGAGGCTGGAACAAAACCCTACCTTTATACGGCACCGTTTGCAACAGATACCATTTCCTTTATAAATCCGAAGAAACCCTAGCCAACCCCCCTTATTCTCCCGTTCTGCCCAGCCGTTTCATTGCAGAGCGAGAGAGAGCGCTAAGATGAAGTACAACCCAAGAGTCTCGAGCTCTCGCCGCAAAAGCCGGAAGGCACACTTCACGGCGCCGTCGAGCGTGAGGCGCGTGCTGATGAGCGCGCCGCTCTCGAACGACCTAAGGAGCAAGTACAACGTGCGGTCGATGCCGGTGCGCAAGGACGATGAAGTCCAGGTGGTGCGCGGGACGTACAAGGGTCGCGAGGGCAAGGTGGTCCAGGTGTATCGCCGGAAGTGGGTCATACACATCGAGCGGATCACCCGCGAGAAGGTGAACGGGTCCACTGTCAACGTCGGCATCAATCCATCCAAGGTGGTAATCACCAAGCTCCGCCTCGACAAGGACCGTAAGTCCCTTCTCGACCGCAAGGCCAAGGGTCGCTCTGCTGCGGACAAGGACAAGGGCTCCAAATTCACTGCCGAGGATATCATGCAAGCTGTCGATTAATTCAATATATCAAGGAAACATTTTTCTGGGACTGTCAAACTTCTGTTATTACCTTTAGTATGTTTTTGAATGTTATATTTGTTGGATCTAAATATTTGGGTCTCTCGGAGATCTGGATGTTTTggtgtttaagtgatgaatgCGAAATTTCTGAGTTTCTGCTAATAATTGTTTTTGGGTTTGATTCATGTTTATAGGGTTTTGGTGATTCCCTTGCTGTTTGAAGTTAGTTCTCTTAGCTGCATGGCTTTTAACTATGATATTTTCGTTAACAATGTGTGCGATTTCGATATATTTACTTCTATAAATGTTGTGATCTTTGAAAGACATGACTTCTAACTCGAATTCTTGAGGTTCATTTGCACCTTACTGGTTTAGAGATTCTAGGTGATGTATGTACTTAGTTGTATGCTTTTGTAGGCCTTGTTTAACTTGtagtttgtgattttatttcTGAGATGTGAATGTTAGTATGGATCATTGGGGTTTTTACCAAATGAATTTTATTGTGATAATCATGATGCTGCTTTTGTGACTGTTGATGCATGAGATTGGTAAAAGTTAGATGCTAATTAGATATCCCTTACACTACCCGTGTCCTTCAACTAGGACTGCACATCTTTTTCATCAATgaaacttacaaaaaacaaatgttaattatataaatcaagGGACTTTACATCCTTAGGTGTGACCCAATTTAATTTTCCTATGATAAAGCATTAATgtctatatttttgttataCTTAATATAGAATAATTCTAACCCGTTCGCTTGTAATCATATGTTGTTGATTATGCTTATGAAGGTGTAGTTGATTCGAGCAATTTTGTTTCATGTAGATCTTCTTAATTCGGGCTTGAGGCATTAATGGATAATTGTATTGCTTCAAGTTGTTCTTTTGAACCCTTGATCATGTTTTCTTAGTTGATTTTGGTGTTACTGCCCATAAAGAAATTATGTGCTTTTGATGTAACCTGAATTAGTTCAGAGTTGATTGAGTTCTGTTATTTACCACTCTGGTGTAATAAATACATCAGAGAAACACTTCATCTGCAAAGGCACAAAGGCGtctaataaaagtaaatttattgtgaaatgttagatctactttacactAAAAAGAATTTACAATCAGACATGTCATATCaattagtgagtttatttttgtgagatttcttTGCGGATCTGGCATTTCTCATACATCAATTAATGTGACTGTAAGAtctaatatattcataaaaagtACCAAAATTTTATTACAGAAACCTGTATTGCACGCTTTCATATCATCGGCGTTTCTAATCTTAGTGGGAAACCTGGGCATTAGTAGCGTGGCAATGCATGTGTTTCAGACAATTAGTGCTGCCTCTGATAAATGACTTAATTTTAGTTCAACATTAATGTCTGTTAGATGAATTTCATTTGGAACTTAGTGAGGAGCTTTTTCTTTCTCTGCCATGTCGAGCTGCTTTGAGTCAAGTGATGGAAGCTAGAATGGTCATGTAAGTTGCACCCCTGTATTTTACATTTCACTCAGGTCTATAATTTTACGTTCGGCATGGTGCCCTCCTTAATTTTAGTTACACACCCAGGTGCCGGGAAGTGTGAGAATATTAATGGTGATTGCGTTCGAAGCCTCCATCCATTTGTCAGAAGTGGTAAATTTCTGCTAGATTATAAAGTGAAATCGAgctttatatagatattttgatGTCCTAAAAGCATAAACGCGGCAAAAACTTGAGCTAAACTCGAGATGTAGATCAAGAGATTGGGACACAGGCCACTGAGGTTTGTCTTCGATACCAGCGCAGTGATCAAACATGTCTTTCCCTCATAAATTGTTACATCCAGTTGGGACACTGATGTTTACGTCAAATTCCCATATTCCCAGTACTCAAAATGTGTCGCTGCATTCACCAACCTCTGTGCAGGATAGTTTCTCTAGCCCTGTACGGACGTCACACTTTGAATTCCCACTCCTTGTTCCGTATTTGGAGAATTTGATGTAACGAGGTTGTAGTATTTGCGAGGATCTGGGTATTAGTCAATTTAGATACGTGGTTATGTCTGAGATCCCACTCCTACAACTTTAAAGGCTTGTTGTTCGTTATGCCTTGGAAGCATTTGGATCTTCGTTGTCATGCTTTAAGTGCCTGAAATGGAACCGATTTGCAATCCCAAGGGACATGTTTCAAAGGTACGCCCGTTACATCTAAATAGGCTTGGTAATCTTAAAACAATTTCTCTGCACTAAACAAGAGATAAAGGATACTTTTGAAA
Above is a genomic segment from Juglans microcarpa x Juglans regia isolate MS1-56 chromosome 1D, Jm3101_v1.0, whole genome shotgun sequence containing:
- the LOC121255660 gene encoding BTB/POZ domain-containing protein At3g49900 isoform X2 encodes the protein MKKKNMDSQLPPPLLFLQLISPLLLLLISIPEYRSLARGQKTDILVRVHGRCFHLHKDALTTRSTYFNREITEISDFTLSPPLNITPETFSLVADFCYGSHIVLTPFNIAALRTAAELLEMADTNGDGEEENLMQITEEYFHRIINVNREYASIVFRSCLPLLPEAETTAYLVSRSVEALSSSVVEGGGGDGVNGACCDDVISMSPEDFLIVAKSMHRRLTSHDVLYRTVDLYFKGYSGKISDDLKAQICNSIDCNKLSSQLLLEAVQNPIMPLRFIVRAMLMEQLNTRRSILISSTAADHIQPRRQRIRSSSKDDGPTTLGAILQREAALRQAAHLKAAMDATSSRIQSLEKELNVMKKLLNEPDILQRSILMGSDRSSSFHYGSKNKIERGERGSASSASLRYCHVRSGEKAEGESSSWDKGSCNNIGSTMSPKNIRRRLINGLKSAFWISKSPSTNGIESRKSSMGRSMDRKGAGDHELDHG
- the LOC121255671 gene encoding 60S ribosomal protein L26-1, translated to MKYNPRVSSSRRKSRKAHFTAPSSVRRVLMSAPLSNDLRSKYNVRSMPVRKDDEVQVVRGTYKGREGKVVQVYRRKWVIHIERITREKVNGSTVNVGINPSKVVITKLRLDKDRKSLLDRKAKGRSAADKDKGSKFTAEDIMQAVD
- the LOC121255660 gene encoding BTB/POZ domain-containing protein At3g49900 isoform X1 yields the protein MRAWKHLGIVKTIDEEKEYGFSASSSPSLSPTDLSSPPTPDLHTRVQAWSLARGQKTDILVRVHGRCFHLHKDALTTRSTYFNREITEISDFTLSPPLNITPETFSLVADFCYGSHIVLTPFNIAALRTAAELLEMADTNGDGEEENLMQITEEYFHRIINVNREYASIVFRSCLPLLPEAETTAYLVSRSVEALSSSVVEGGGGDGVNGACCDDVISMSPEDFLIVAKSMHRRLTSHDVLYRTVDLYFKGYSGKISDDLKAQICNSIDCNKLSSQLLLEAVQNPIMPLRFIVRAMLMEQLNTRRSILISSTAADHIQPRRQRIRSSSKDDGPTTLGAILQREAALRQAAHLKAAMDATSSRIQSLEKELNVMKKLLNEPDILQRSILMGSDRSSSFHYGSKNKIERGERGSASSASLRYCHVRSGEKAEGESSSWDKGSCNNIGSTMSPKNIRRRLINGLKSAFWISKSPSTNGIESRKSSMGRSMDRKGAGDHELDHG